The following are encoded in a window of Brevibacillus sp. DP1.3A genomic DNA:
- the ablA gene encoding lysine 2,3-aminomutase, translated as MHMTVATKRDWRSIELWKDVTDEQWNDWMWQLTHTIKTVDDLKQVINLTPEEEEGVRISTQTIPLNITPYYAHLMDPDDPSDPVRMQSVPLSSEMVRTKYDMEDPLHEDTDSPVPGLTHRYPDRVLFLVTNQCSMYCRYCTRRRFSGQIGMGVPKKQLDACIDYIRSRPEVRDVLLSGGDGLLINDRVLEYIISSLRDIPHVEIIRIGTRAPVVFPQRITENLCNILKKYHPVWLNTHFNHPKEITPEAKLACEMLANAGVPLGNQAVILAGINDCANTMKKLVQDLVKIRVRPYYIYQCDLSEGIGHFRAPVSKGIEIIEHLRGHTSGYAVPTFVVDAPHGGGKIPVSPNYIISQASDKVVLRNFEGVITSYPEPKQYHEHDEENCEYCMAAKGKAVGIAALMQDEVDNLEPTDLPRNKRIKATKVKSLADVRSEQKTKKEQATAETKEASGK; from the coding sequence ATGCACATGACAGTAGCGACAAAACGTGATTGGCGTTCGATAGAACTTTGGAAGGATGTCACGGACGAGCAATGGAATGACTGGATGTGGCAGCTTACGCACACCATCAAGACGGTCGATGATTTGAAGCAGGTAATCAACCTGACACCTGAAGAGGAAGAGGGCGTACGTATTTCTACGCAAACGATTCCACTCAACATCACACCGTACTATGCTCATCTGATGGATCCAGACGATCCAAGCGATCCGGTTCGCATGCAGTCTGTACCTTTGTCCTCTGAGATGGTTCGTACAAAATACGACATGGAAGACCCACTCCACGAGGATACGGATTCTCCTGTACCTGGTTTGACACATCGTTATCCAGATCGCGTGCTTTTCCTGGTGACGAACCAATGCTCCATGTATTGCCGTTACTGTACGCGCCGCCGCTTTTCCGGTCAGATCGGCATGGGTGTGCCAAAGAAACAGCTGGATGCCTGTATCGATTACATCCGCTCAAGACCAGAAGTCCGCGATGTACTGCTCTCCGGTGGAGACGGTCTGTTGATCAATGACCGCGTACTGGAATACATCATCAGCAGCCTGCGTGACATCCCGCATGTTGAAATTATTCGGATCGGTACGCGTGCACCTGTTGTTTTCCCGCAGCGCATTACCGAAAACCTTTGCAATATCCTGAAAAAATACCATCCGGTTTGGCTCAATACACACTTTAACCATCCAAAGGAAATTACGCCAGAAGCGAAGCTGGCTTGCGAAATGCTCGCTAATGCTGGTGTTCCGCTCGGCAACCAGGCAGTAATCTTGGCTGGCATTAACGATTGTGCGAATACGATGAAAAAGCTGGTGCAGGACCTGGTGAAAATTCGCGTTCGCCCGTATTACATCTATCAATGCGACCTGTCGGAGGGAATCGGACACTTCCGCGCGCCTGTCAGCAAAGGTATCGAAATCATTGAGCACCTGCGCGGCCATACTTCCGGCTATGCAGTTCCGACCTTTGTAGTAGACGCTCCACACGGCGGAGGCAAAATTCCTGTCAGCCCGAACTACATCATTTCGCAAGCGTCCGATAAAGTTGTCCTGCGCAACTTTGAAGGTGTGATCACCTCGTATCCAGAGCCGAAGCAATACCATGAGCATGATGAAGAAAACTGCGAATACTGCATGGCTGCAAAAGGCAAAGCAGTTGGTATCGCAGCACTCATGCAAGACGAGGTAGACAATCTGGAGCCGACTGATCTGCCGCGCAACAAGCGTATCAAAGCAACCAAGGTCAAATCACTCGCAGATGTGCGGTCGGAGCAAAAGACCAAAAAAGAACAGGCTACTGCCGAGACGAAGGAAGCCTCAGGAAAATAA
- a CDS encoding sigma-54-dependent Fis family transcriptional regulator, translating to MPLSDTVEMLQAILGAIDEGIHVVDANGITIFYNHVAAKLDGLTSEEVLGKPLLEVFPSLDRQSSTLLRVIDSGESIYNQTQTYKNWKGMRVETINTTLPVRVGKRLVGAVEVAKDIGKLKELSERLVDLQAKISKPKRTKHSVDETTFHFEDILTMSEKMKRLKERARKAARTTSPVLIYGETGTGKELFVQSIHHASVRSSKPFIAQNCAALPAALLESLLFGTTKGSFTGADDRPGLFELADGGTLFLDELNSMPLDLQAKLLRVLQDGQIRRIGGSQSTKVEVRVIAAVNEAPQSLVERGVMRTDLYYRINVVSFELPPLRERREDVDMLIDHFLQKFNRIFGMNVRGISSEVARLFAAYDWPGNVRELEHVIEAAMNMVESDIILLDHLPAHLLERSQSEKDEAPISAQLLSKEGFTLPEILREVEEKVIKDAMQQTDGNVLRAAKLLGIPRQTLQYKLSQRMIPPC from the coding sequence ATGCCGTTGTCAGATACGGTAGAAATGTTGCAGGCGATCTTGGGTGCTATCGATGAAGGAATTCACGTTGTGGACGCTAATGGCATTACGATTTTCTACAATCACGTCGCAGCCAAGCTCGATGGGCTGACCTCAGAAGAGGTGTTGGGGAAGCCATTGTTGGAGGTTTTTCCTTCACTTGATCGACAGTCGAGTACCCTGCTTCGTGTCATCGATAGTGGCGAATCAATCTACAACCAGACACAGACATATAAGAACTGGAAGGGAATGCGTGTGGAGACAATCAACACGACACTTCCGGTGAGAGTAGGCAAACGGTTAGTCGGTGCAGTCGAGGTGGCGAAGGATATTGGCAAGCTAAAAGAACTGTCGGAGCGCTTAGTCGATCTTCAGGCCAAGATTAGCAAGCCGAAACGAACAAAACACTCGGTGGATGAAACGACTTTCCATTTCGAAGATATTTTGACGATGAGTGAAAAAATGAAGCGCCTCAAAGAACGCGCTCGAAAAGCTGCGCGGACAACTTCTCCCGTTTTGATATACGGCGAAACAGGGACAGGAAAAGAACTGTTTGTCCAATCCATTCACCACGCGTCTGTCCGCAGCAGCAAGCCGTTTATCGCGCAAAACTGTGCCGCGCTGCCGGCCGCGCTGCTCGAAAGCTTGCTGTTTGGCACGACAAAAGGAAGCTTCACGGGAGCCGATGATCGGCCAGGGTTATTCGAGCTGGCGGACGGCGGTACTTTATTTCTGGATGAACTGAACAGCATGCCGCTCGATTTACAAGCAAAGCTGCTACGAGTACTCCAAGACGGTCAGATTAGACGGATCGGTGGGAGCCAATCGACCAAAGTGGAAGTACGGGTAATCGCCGCAGTCAACGAAGCACCTCAGTCGCTCGTGGAGCGAGGAGTCATGCGAACCGACCTGTATTACCGGATCAACGTCGTCTCTTTTGAGCTGCCGCCACTACGCGAGCGCAGAGAAGATGTGGATATGCTGATTGATCATTTCTTGCAAAAGTTCAACCGGATCTTCGGTATGAATGTGCGTGGAATCAGCAGTGAAGTGGCACGTTTGTTTGCTGCATATGATTGGCCGGGGAACGTACGTGAACTGGAACATGTCATAGAAGCAGCCATGAATATGGTGGAGTCGGACATCATTTTGTTGGATCATCTTCCGGCTCATTTGCTGGAACGCTCGCAGTCTGAGAAAGATGAAGCGCCAATTTCGGCACAACTCCTGTCAAAGGAAGGATTTACGCTGCCCGAGATTTTGCGTGAGGTAGAGGAAAAAGTGATCAAAGATGCGATGCAGCAAACAGACGGCAATGTACTTCGTGCTGCCAAGCTCTTGGGCATCCCAAGACAGACACTGCAATACAAGCTCTCGCAGCGGATGATCCCTCCCTGTTGA
- a CDS encoding (Fe-S)-binding protein — MLALINLIAFFLVLAYGLYLAGHVVYSRYLFIKLGKKPDVKNDFGARINLMLDNVIFHKKLLKDKKSGVMHVVMFYGFITLQFGAIELIIKGLSKGYELPFGSAHKYFSVMQEITTFLILAAVGYAFYRRYIEKLKRLKRGFKSGLVLLLISSLMATVLLSLAFEQIWFGHELSAFAPISSVFAIVFSAIGVGPTGAAVGFYIFWWLHLIILLSFAVYVPQSKHAHLLFAPVNVWFKKLDPPGKLTSINFEDETQEEFGVGKIEDFTQTQLIDLYACVECGRCTNMCPASGTGKMLSPMDLITKMRDHLTEKGASVTSRTPWMPSFAFSQTTANQIAIQASEVAATAEGATAVYEKSLIGDVITEQELWACTTCRNCEDQCPVMNEHVDKIIDMRRYLVMTEGSMPAEAQRALNNIERQGNPWGINRKDRTKWIEGLNGEYEVPTVKQVEEFEYLFWVGSMGSFDLRSQKISQAFVKLMHEAGVKFAILGNEEKNSGDTARRIGNEFLFQQLAQENIALFEAYEVKKIVTCDPHAFNTFKNEYPEFGLNAEVYHHSELLAEWVKEGKLKPTKEVKERITYHDSCYLGRYNEIYDKPRVILEAIPGVEVVEMKRSGCDSMCCGAGGGLMWMEEHEGSRVNVTRTEQALEVKPTEIASACPYCLTMMNDGIKTKEQEDHVKTRDVAEILADAI, encoded by the coding sequence ATGCTGGCACTCATTAATTTGATCGCCTTTTTCCTGGTTCTCGCTTACGGGCTATATTTAGCCGGGCATGTCGTGTACAGCAGATACTTGTTCATCAAGCTGGGGAAAAAGCCAGATGTGAAAAATGACTTTGGGGCACGCATCAATCTGATGCTGGACAACGTCATTTTCCACAAGAAGCTGCTGAAGGACAAAAAGAGCGGCGTGATGCACGTCGTGATGTTTTACGGCTTCATCACCCTGCAATTCGGAGCCATCGAGCTGATTATCAAAGGGCTTTCGAAAGGCTACGAGCTTCCTTTTGGTAGCGCTCACAAGTACTTCTCTGTCATGCAGGAGATCACGACGTTTCTCATCTTGGCTGCGGTCGGCTACGCTTTTTACCGCCGCTATATCGAAAAGCTCAAGCGTCTGAAGCGCGGCTTCAAATCAGGGCTCGTCCTCTTGCTGATTTCCTCCCTGATGGCGACCGTGTTGCTCTCGCTCGCTTTTGAACAAATTTGGTTCGGACATGAGCTATCGGCGTTCGCTCCGATCTCATCTGTTTTCGCGATCGTCTTCTCTGCGATTGGGGTAGGGCCAACGGGTGCAGCGGTAGGTTTTTACATTTTCTGGTGGTTGCATCTAATCATCTTGCTCAGCTTTGCGGTGTATGTGCCGCAGTCCAAGCACGCGCATTTGCTGTTTGCGCCTGTCAACGTGTGGTTCAAGAAGCTGGACCCGCCAGGCAAGCTGACCAGCATTAACTTCGAGGACGAGACACAGGAAGAATTCGGTGTCGGCAAGATTGAGGATTTTACACAAACGCAGCTCATCGACCTGTACGCTTGTGTGGAGTGCGGTCGCTGCACGAATATGTGCCCGGCTTCTGGAACGGGAAAAATGCTCTCCCCGATGGATTTGATTACGAAAATGCGCGACCATCTGACCGAAAAAGGTGCGTCGGTGACATCGCGTACGCCATGGATGCCGAGCTTCGCTTTTTCGCAGACGACTGCCAACCAGATTGCGATCCAAGCATCTGAAGTAGCGGCGACAGCGGAAGGAGCAACTGCGGTTTATGAGAAAAGCTTGATCGGCGATGTCATTACCGAGCAGGAGCTGTGGGCTTGTACGACCTGTCGCAACTGTGAAGACCAATGTCCGGTAATGAACGAGCACGTAGATAAAATCATCGATATGCGCCGCTACCTGGTCATGACTGAAGGCAGTATGCCAGCAGAAGCGCAGCGCGCCTTGAACAACATCGAACGTCAGGGTAACCCGTGGGGAATCAACCGTAAAGACCGGACGAAATGGATTGAAGGTCTGAACGGTGAGTACGAGGTTCCAACTGTGAAGCAGGTCGAGGAATTTGAGTACTTGTTCTGGGTAGGCTCGATGGGATCATTTGACTTGCGTAGCCAAAAAATTTCGCAGGCATTTGTGAAGCTCATGCACGAAGCAGGTGTGAAGTTCGCCATTTTAGGCAACGAGGAAAAGAACTCTGGTGATACGGCTCGCCGCATTGGGAACGAGTTTTTGTTCCAGCAGCTCGCCCAAGAAAATATCGCCTTGTTTGAAGCGTATGAAGTCAAAAAAATCGTCACCTGCGACCCGCATGCGTTCAATACGTTTAAGAACGAATATCCGGAGTTTGGGTTGAATGCAGAGGTGTACCACCACTCCGAGCTGTTGGCGGAGTGGGTGAAGGAAGGCAAATTGAAGCCAACCAAGGAAGTCAAGGAGCGCATCACCTACCACGATTCCTGCTACTTGGGCCGCTACAACGAAATTTACGACAAGCCACGCGTGATCCTCGAAGCCATTCCTGGCGTAGAGGTAGTTGAAATGAAGCGCAGCGGCTGCGACAGTATGTGTTGCGGAGCGGGCGGCGGCTTGATGTGGATGGAGGAACATGAGGGCTCTCGTGTCAACGTTACGCGTACGGAGCAAGCTCTGGAGGTCAAGCCGACGGAAATCGCGAGTGCATGCCCATACTGCCTGACGATGATGAACGATGGAATCAAGACCAAAGAGCAGGAAGATCACGTCAAAACACGCGACGTCGCGGAAATTCTCGCAGACGCCATCTAG
- a CDS encoding MFS transporter — translation MREVFAYAPFRKLFFSNLFSGFGQGMTMIGIAWFLVETTGSAQLLGSTMFTSAVLMFFIGPYIGTLIDRYSRKKMLLVENLIGFSVLGMLAIWGFFGEYTEWMLIVIYLTTTFMYQIHYPTQSALVQETFEPKHYNSINSLLEIEGQTASVLAGAFAGILLSSYGLHVVIIFNAITYLFAFTLLSSMTYTFTLEKEAKQNQGVGWTEQLMESWRYIRQKKGFLLFGISALMPFIAVMATNLLKPVYISQTLQEGVSVYSLGEVTYATGAVAAGLLVAIVVRKMGQLAAMIGNTLLFAIAIVVMIALPYGWALIAAYTFYGWSNASVRLIRQLLYMTVVPKHQMGRVMSFFNSIGMMMRLILIGLFTAMIDYTGAGVGYLVLAGLLLLAAIGIAATMRYLLADAKAEAAVATQER, via the coding sequence ATGAGAGAAGTATTTGCCTACGCACCATTTCGAAAGCTGTTCTTTTCCAATCTATTCTCCGGCTTTGGGCAAGGCATGACGATGATCGGGATTGCCTGGTTCCTCGTGGAAACGACAGGCTCTGCTCAACTTTTGGGCTCCACCATGTTTACTTCTGCCGTACTAATGTTTTTCATTGGGCCGTATATCGGGACGCTCATCGATCGTTATTCCCGCAAAAAAATGCTGCTGGTAGAAAACTTGATCGGATTTAGCGTACTTGGCATGCTTGCGATCTGGGGCTTTTTCGGAGAGTACACCGAATGGATGCTGATTGTTATCTATTTGACGACGACCTTTATGTACCAAATTCATTACCCGACGCAGTCCGCACTGGTTCAGGAGACATTTGAGCCCAAGCACTACAATAGCATCAACAGTCTGCTCGAGATCGAAGGACAGACTGCATCCGTTCTTGCTGGCGCGTTTGCGGGGATCTTGCTTAGCTCCTACGGGCTGCATGTGGTGATTATTTTCAATGCGATTACCTACTTGTTCGCCTTTACCTTGCTGTCTAGCATGACGTATACCTTCACGCTGGAAAAAGAAGCGAAGCAAAACCAGGGGGTCGGGTGGACGGAGCAGCTGATGGAAAGCTGGCGGTACATCCGGCAAAAGAAAGGATTCCTGCTGTTTGGGATATCCGCACTCATGCCCTTCATTGCTGTTATGGCGACGAACTTATTGAAGCCTGTTTACATAAGCCAAACGCTGCAGGAGGGTGTCTCGGTTTATTCGCTAGGAGAGGTAACGTATGCAACGGGTGCCGTGGCAGCAGGTTTACTCGTTGCTATCGTCGTTCGCAAGATGGGGCAGCTGGCAGCCATGATCGGCAATACGTTGTTGTTCGCGATTGCCATTGTCGTCATGATAGCTTTACCGTATGGCTGGGCGCTGATTGCGGCGTACACGTTTTACGGGTGGAGTAACGCTTCTGTGCGCTTGATTCGGCAATTGCTCTATATGACAGTTGTGCCGAAGCATCAGATGGGGCGGGTTATGAGCTTTTTCAACTCAATCGGCATGATGATGCGTTTGATCCTTATCGGTTTGTTTACGGCTATGATCGATTACACGGGGGCAGGAGTCGGGTACTTGGTGTTGGCGGGTCTACTGTTGCTTGCGGCGATCGGGATTGCTGCTACCATGAGATACCTGCTGGCGGATGCCAAAGCAGAGGCGGCGGTTGCCACACAGGAGCGATGA
- a CDS encoding acetyl-CoA C-acetyltransferase — protein MKTVIVGATRTPFGKLGGSLKALSAVELGSIVIKEAVERAGISGDQVDEVIMGMVLQAGAGQVPSRQAARKAGLPWNVASETINKVCASGMRAVTLGDQIIRAGDGEIIVAGGMESMSNAPYALPDARNGMRMGDATVRDLMMYDGLTCPFHQVAMAVHGSNVAEENGITREEQDAWALRSQQRAAQAMENGLFAEELVSVSIPQRKGEPLQVIVDEGPRPDTTEEGLAKLPPVYKKDGTITAGNAPGINDGAAAMVLMSDAKAQQLGIKPLATILGHAEVGADAPYIATTPGLAINKLLEKTGVALSDIDLFEVNEAFAAVILTSGKIVGWDAEKVNVNGGAIAFGHPIGASGARIIMHLAYELKRRGGGLGIAAICSGAAQGDAILIKVE, from the coding sequence ATGAAAACAGTCATTGTAGGGGCAACGCGTACCCCGTTTGGTAAGCTTGGCGGATCTTTGAAAGCGCTATCGGCAGTAGAGCTCGGTTCCATTGTAATCAAGGAAGCGGTAGAGCGTGCTGGCATTTCCGGCGATCAGGTGGACGAAGTGATCATGGGCATGGTCTTGCAGGCAGGTGCGGGTCAGGTGCCCTCACGCCAGGCGGCTCGCAAGGCTGGTTTGCCGTGGAATGTAGCGAGCGAGACGATTAACAAGGTATGTGCGTCAGGGATGCGTGCAGTGACGTTGGGGGACCAGATCATTCGCGCAGGAGATGGAGAAATCATTGTCGCTGGCGGCATGGAGAGCATGAGCAACGCACCGTACGCACTGCCGGATGCACGCAACGGGATGAGAATGGGAGATGCGACGGTTCGCGATCTCATGATGTACGACGGCCTCACTTGCCCGTTTCATCAAGTGGCGATGGCTGTGCACGGCAGCAATGTGGCGGAAGAGAACGGGATTACGCGTGAAGAGCAGGATGCGTGGGCACTGCGCAGTCAGCAGAGAGCTGCTCAAGCGATGGAAAATGGACTTTTTGCCGAAGAGCTAGTATCGGTTTCCATTCCGCAAAGAAAAGGGGAGCCGCTGCAAGTAATCGTGGATGAAGGACCGCGTCCAGATACCACCGAGGAAGGATTGGCGAAGCTGCCTCCCGTGTACAAAAAGGACGGGACGATCACGGCAGGCAATGCTCCAGGAATCAACGACGGAGCGGCAGCGATGGTGTTGATGTCGGATGCAAAAGCGCAGCAACTGGGTATCAAGCCGCTTGCGACGATTCTTGGTCACGCAGAGGTCGGCGCAGATGCACCTTATATCGCGACAACTCCGGGGCTTGCCATTAACAAGCTCCTAGAGAAGACAGGAGTAGCTCTTTCTGACATCGATTTGTTCGAGGTAAACGAAGCATTTGCCGCGGTGATTTTGACCAGTGGCAAAATCGTTGGCTGGGATGCAGAGAAAGTGAATGTAAACGGGGGAGCGATTGCGTTCGGACACCCGATTGGCGCGAGTGGTGCTCGGATCATTATGCACCTTGCTTATGAATTGAAAAGACGAGGCGGCGGCTTAGGGATCGCGGCAATTTGCAGTGGTGCCGCACAGGGTGACGCCATCTTGATTAAAGTAGAGTAA
- the speE gene encoding polyamine aminopropyltransferase, translating to MELWYTEKQTENHGITTKITETLYSEKSEFQQIDVINTKQFGRMLVLDGMVMTTDVDEFVYHEMISHIALNTHPNPKKVLVVGGGDGGAIREIVKHASVEKAVLAEIDGGVIESCKKYFPEIASALTGNPRVDVQVIDGIKHIHDHKGEYDVIMVDSTEPVGPAVGLFEKGFYQGIHDALKPDGIMVAQTESPWFNRELIKRVFKDLKSIFPVTRLYTCSIPTYPSGLWSFTIASKQHDPLEVDPAKIKDLGTKYYNAEVHHAAFKLPNFVAELTRD from the coding sequence ATGGAATTGTGGTACACCGAAAAACAGACGGAAAATCACGGGATAACAACGAAAATTACAGAGACCCTATACAGCGAGAAATCCGAGTTTCAACAAATCGACGTAATTAATACGAAGCAGTTTGGTCGCATGTTAGTGCTCGACGGCATGGTTATGACTACCGATGTCGATGAGTTTGTCTACCATGAAATGATTTCTCATATCGCGTTGAATACGCATCCAAACCCGAAAAAGGTTCTGGTTGTGGGCGGCGGCGATGGCGGTGCTATTCGTGAAATCGTAAAGCACGCGTCTGTAGAAAAAGCAGTTCTGGCTGAAATCGACGGTGGCGTCATTGAGTCTTGCAAAAAATATTTCCCTGAGATTGCGAGTGCATTGACAGGCAATCCGCGTGTAGATGTACAAGTAATCGATGGTATTAAACATATTCATGACCACAAAGGTGAGTATGATGTGATCATGGTTGACTCTACAGAGCCAGTTGGCCCGGCTGTAGGTTTGTTCGAAAAAGGTTTCTACCAAGGCATTCACGATGCTTTGAAACCAGACGGTATCATGGTTGCTCAAACGGAATCTCCTTGGTTCAACCGTGAACTGATCAAGCGCGTGTTCAAAGACTTGAAATCGATCTTCCCGGTTACTCGTCTCTACACTTGCAGCATCCCTACTTATCCATCCGGACTGTGGAGCTTCACCATCGCTTCCAAGCAACACGATCCGTTGGAAGTAGATCCAGCGAAAATCAAAGATTTGGGCACTAAATACTACAATGCGGAAGTTCACCACGCTGCTTTCAAACTGCCTAACTTTGTGGCTGAGCTGACCCGCGACTAA
- a CDS encoding DUF1934 domain-containing protein — protein sequence MQDIQVKLTARHHVEGNWEETTHSYEGKRVQKASAWYLTYKEQMEGVGEVSTTLKLTDTSITLVRQGGVSTRQQFEKGASTHSTYQSPYGPFAMETHTNKLRIRYEAEVPVQVEIAYQLWMNEQYAGEHELKIELGK from the coding sequence ATGCAAGACATACAAGTGAAATTGACGGCACGGCATCATGTCGAAGGAAACTGGGAAGAAACGACCCACAGCTACGAAGGCAAGCGCGTACAAAAAGCATCTGCGTGGTATTTGACCTACAAAGAGCAGATGGAAGGCGTAGGCGAAGTAAGCACGACATTGAAGCTGACAGATACGTCCATTACGCTGGTTCGTCAGGGCGGGGTTTCAACCAGACAGCAATTCGAAAAAGGAGCCAGCACCCATTCTACCTATCAAAGTCCCTATGGTCCGTTTGCCATGGAGACGCATACGAACAAGCTGCGAATCCGCTACGAAGCAGAGGTTCCTGTACAGGTAGAAATCGCGTACCAGCTATGGATGAATGAGCAGTACGCTGGTGAGCATGAGCTGAAAATAGAGCTAGGAAAATAA
- a CDS encoding sigma-70 family RNA polymerase sigma factor, with the protein MRKLELAEKGLTKTKEALFDELIRHYLKKVLRLVYLMVKDRSLAEDITQEVFLLAYKNLEKFRQESSMQTWVYRIAVNEAKKHLRSWSFRHLFFKPEVDIEVVEGAESTVLQNDLRARFAHLVMKLPHSYRQLIVLHYYEELSVEEIAVIMDTSAGAIYTKMHRARQKLKALLEKEGIE; encoded by the coding sequence GTGAGGAAGCTGGAGCTTGCAGAGAAAGGCTTAACCAAAACAAAAGAGGCATTATTTGATGAATTGATCCGGCACTATCTGAAAAAGGTGTTGCGACTCGTGTATTTGATGGTCAAGGACCGCAGCTTGGCAGAGGATATCACACAGGAAGTGTTCCTGTTAGCTTACAAAAACTTGGAGAAATTCCGCCAAGAGAGCTCGATGCAAACATGGGTGTACCGAATCGCCGTCAACGAAGCGAAAAAACACCTGCGCTCGTGGTCGTTCCGTCACCTGTTTTTCAAACCAGAAGTGGACATAGAGGTAGTCGAGGGAGCAGAGTCGACCGTTTTGCAAAATGACCTTCGCGCCCGTTTTGCTCATCTTGTCATGAAGCTGCCGCATAGCTATCGTCAGTTGATTGTTCTTCACTACTACGAAGAGTTGTCCGTCGAGGAGATTGCGGTGATTATGGACACGTCCGCAGGAGCGATTTATACGAAAATGCACCGTGCACGTCAAAAGCTCAAAGCGCTCCTGGAAAAGGAGGGGATCGAATGA
- a CDS encoding 3-hydroxybutyryl-CoA dehydrogenase yields the protein MNVQTIMVIGAGQMGSGIAQVAAQAGFRVYLNDVQQAFVERGLATITKNLSRNVEKGKLSEAEKEEILGRLTLSTDLADASDADFVVEAVTENMAVKTQIFSKLDEVCPPHTVLASNTSSLPITEIAAVTKRPEKVIGMHFMNPVPVMKLVEIIRGLQTADEVYQLTEDLSKQMSKVPVSVNDFPGFVSNRVLMPMLNEAIYCVYEGVATPEAIDEVMKLGMNHPMGPLQLADFIGLDTCLYIMEVLHEGFGDSKYRPCPLLRKYVKAGWLGKKSGRGFYVYN from the coding sequence ATGAACGTACAAACGATTATGGTCATCGGGGCAGGACAGATGGGCAGCGGGATTGCCCAAGTAGCGGCACAGGCTGGCTTTCGTGTTTATTTGAACGACGTCCAGCAGGCTTTTGTGGAACGCGGCCTGGCTACGATTACGAAAAACTTGTCGCGCAACGTGGAAAAAGGCAAGCTTAGCGAAGCGGAAAAGGAAGAGATTCTCGGTCGATTGACACTGTCTACTGATCTGGCAGATGCGTCTGATGCGGATTTTGTGGTAGAAGCGGTGACGGAAAACATGGCAGTCAAAACGCAAATCTTTTCCAAGCTGGACGAGGTATGTCCACCGCATACGGTGCTCGCGAGCAATACATCCTCCCTGCCAATTACAGAGATTGCCGCAGTTACGAAGCGGCCGGAAAAAGTAATCGGGATGCATTTTATGAACCCCGTTCCAGTGATGAAGCTGGTTGAGATTATCCGCGGCCTGCAAACAGCCGATGAGGTTTATCAGCTGACAGAAGATTTGTCCAAGCAAATGAGCAAGGTACCCGTGAGCGTAAACGATTTCCCAGGTTTTGTGTCCAATCGAGTACTGATGCCAATGCTGAATGAAGCGATTTATTGCGTGTACGAAGGAGTTGCAACACCGGAAGCGATCGACGAAGTCATGAAGCTGGGCATGAACCATCCGATGGGACCGCTTCAGCTGGCTGATTTCATCGGGCTGGACACTTGCCTCTACATTATGGAGGTACTGCACGAAGGGTTCGGTGATTCGAAATACCGCCCATGCCCGTTGCTGCGCAAGTACGTCAAAGCAGGATGGCTAGGCAAAAAATCCGGTCGTGGTTTCTACGTGTACAACTAG
- the speB gene encoding agmatinase gives MRFDEAYSGNVFIRSHGNYEESQAVIYGMPMDWTVSFRPGSRFGPSRIREVSIGLEEYSPYLDRLLEDIKYFDAGDIPLPFGNVEGSLDAIRTFVAKVLADGKFPLGLGGEHLVSWPVFQAVYEKYKDMVVFHFDAHTDLRDNYEGYEYSHSTPIKKVCNLIGGKNVYSFGIRSGMKDEFEWAKENMHLYKYDVLEPVKQVLPTIGNRPIYLTIDIDVLDPAHAPGTGTTEAGGITSRELLDTIHFMANNGANVIGCDLVEVAPVYDHSEMTQIAASKFVRELLLSFVK, from the coding sequence ATGCGTTTTGACGAAGCATACTCTGGAAATGTCTTTATCCGTAGTCACGGGAATTACGAAGAAAGCCAAGCGGTTATTTACGGTATGCCGATGGACTGGACAGTGAGCTTCCGTCCGGGCTCTCGTTTTGGCCCTTCCCGTATTCGTGAGGTTTCCATCGGTCTGGAAGAGTACAGCCCGTACTTGGACAGGCTGTTGGAAGACATCAAATACTTTGATGCTGGCGATATTCCCCTTCCTTTCGGAAACGTGGAAGGTAGCCTGGATGCGATTCGTACATTCGTGGCAAAAGTATTGGCAGATGGCAAATTCCCATTGGGTCTTGGCGGAGAGCACTTGGTTTCCTGGCCAGTATTCCAAGCGGTTTATGAAAAGTACAAGGATATGGTCGTATTCCACTTTGACGCGCATACAGACCTGCGTGACAACTACGAGGGATACGAATACTCCCACTCCACTCCGATCAAAAAGGTATGCAACCTGATCGGCGGTAAAAATGTATATTCGTTCGGAATCCGCAGCGGGATGAAGGACGAGTTTGAGTGGGCAAAAGAAAACATGCATCTGTATAAATACGATGTACTGGAGCCAGTGAAGCAAGTGCTGCCTACCATCGGCAACCGTCCGATCTACCTGACGATTGACATCGATGTATTGGACCCTGCGCACGCTCCAGGAACAGGTACAACAGAAGCAGGTGGCATCACGTCTCGTGAGCTGCTCGATACCATCCACTTCATGGCAAACAACGGTGCGAATGTCATCGGTTGTGACTTGGTGGAGGTTGCTCCTGTGTATGACCACAGTGAAATGACGCAAATCGCGGCGTCCAAATTCGTTCGCGAGCTGCTCTTGAGCTTTGTAAAATAA